A window of Desulfobulbus oralis genomic DNA:
ACAGCGGTGCTGCCGCAGTGCGAAACCCTGGTGACCTACAAAAAAATCAAGGATCCGCAAGATCCCGGCAAGGTCAATCTGACGCTGGACGATAGCCCTGAGGCGCAGCCCACCGTGATCTTCGCCTGCCGGCCCTGCGACGCCAAAGGGTATGCGGTGCTGGACCGGCCCTATCTGCACGGTCCCTACGCGGATCCCTACTACCAGGCGCGGCGTGAGCAACTGACCGTCATCACCCTGACCTGTCCCAGGGGCTGCAACACCTGTTTCTGCCACTTTGTGGGCGGCGGACCGGCCTCTCCGACCGGTTCCGACGTGCTGATGACCGAGATCGAGGACGGTTTCGTGCTGCAGGCGCTGAGTGCCAGGGGGGAAGCCATTCTGGCCGAATCCGGGCTGGCTGACGGTTCGGATCGCATGGGCAAGGTCAAAGCCGCCCGCAAGGCGGCCAACGACGGCCTTGTGCCCTCGCCCAACTGGCAGGTGGAGGAGGTCAGGCGGAAAGTGGCGGAGCGCTTCACGGATCTGGAGTTCTGGCAACGGCAGACCGAGCGCTGCATTTCCTGCGGCGCCTGCACCTACTTCTGCCCCACCTGCTACTGCTTCACCATTACCGATGAGGGCGAGGCGGTGAGCGAGCGGGGCGGACGCCGGCTCCGGAGCTGGGACAACTGCATGTCCTCGCTCTTTACCCGCGAGGCCAGCGGCCACAATCCGCGCGTGGCCAAGGCGGCCCGCATGCGCAACCGCGTGTCGCACAAGTATTCGACCTATCCTGAAACCTGGGGTTTCTTCTCCTGCAGCGGTTGCGGCCGCTGCATCAGCAACTGCCCCACCGGCATGGATATCCGCGCCATGGTGGCGGCAGCCGTCAACTACGGTAAAAACGAGTAGGAGGGAGCCGTGATAGAAGCAAAAAACAACAAAGGCAAAATGCTGCGCGAACTCGCGCCCCGACCGCTGATGCCCGGCAATCCCTACAAACCCATGGCGGCCACAGTCAGGGAAGTCATCCAGGAGACCGGCAACATCAAGACCCTGCGGGTCGTGCTGGACGAGCCCGAAGCGATGCAGAACTTCCACTACGAGCCGGGTCAGGTGGGCCAGCTTTCCGTGTTCGGCGCGGGCGAGTCCACCTTTGTCATCAACTCGCCGCCTTCCCAGAGGGAATATCTGCAGTTCTCCGTGATGCAGGCCGGCGAAGTCACTTCGGCCATCCATCGCCTGTCTGTGGGCGACAGGGTGGGCGTGCGTGCGCCTCTGGGCAATTTTTTCCCCTACACTGACTGGAAGGGCAAGAACATCTTCTTTGTCGGCGGCGGCATCGGTATGGCGCCCATCCGCACCATCATGCTGCACCTTCTGGAGCACCGGGCCGACTACGGCAGGATCAGCCTGCTTTACGGCGCGAAATCGCCCAGGGACATGGCCTACAGCTATGAAACCGAGGACTGGCTGAAGCGTGAGGATCTGGACTGCACCCTGTGCATCGACAACCCCTATGAGGGCTGGCCGCACAGGGTGGGCCTGATTCCAAACGTGCTGAAGGAGCTGAACCCCAGCCCGGACAACTGCGTGGCGGTACTCTGCGGGCCGCCCATCATGATCAGGTTCACGGTGCAGGCGCTGGAGGGCCTGAACTTTGCGCCGGAAAATATCGTGACCACGCTGGAGAAGCGGATGAAGTGCGGCATCGGCATCTGCGGCCGCTGCAATATCGGCAGTCATTACGTGTGCATCGACGGCCCGGTCTTTACCTGGAAACAGCTTCAGGACTTGCCGCCCGAGATGTAAGCCGGGGCAGCACCGCATGGAAAAGGGGCGGCTTCTGGCAGGGGTCGCCCCTTTTCCATGTTGGCGGGTAGGGAGCGTTTTAAATTTGTCCTTTGCTCACAGTTCGGGAGAACAATGCTGCCCTCTCCTCGCAACGGCTGTTGGCAAATGCGCTGAAGCCGCCTGCGAGGAGCTGGGTGTGAGGGGTGGCCCAGGCTCGCAGAGCAGAGCGTACAAATGCACCACTGGGTAGGGGCATGAAGAGGTAAAAGGGCAGGGCGCTATTGCTCCCTCATTGACGCCAGCCACGTTCTGGCCCGCTGAACACAAGCACGCCGAAAGAGATGCGGCCACGGCCAAAACCGGCTATGGTGCGGCTGACAATTGCTGGCGCAAGCCAAGTCCCCATTCACAACCCAGGATTCTTTATGATGCGATTCTTTTTGGCCAGTGGCGCGC
This region includes:
- a CDS encoding 4Fe-4S dicluster domain-containing protein, with the translated sequence MSTIRFVSADGLPAFLAYLSKDGRRVLAPVEKPADKKSVVFEPWQEGQAFTLAKATVPAKTAVLPQCETLVTYKKIKDPQDPGKVNLTLDDSPEAQPTVIFACRPCDAKGYAVLDRPYLHGPYADPYYQARREQLTVITLTCPRGCNTCFCHFVGGGPASPTGSDVLMTEIEDGFVLQALSARGEAILAESGLADGSDRMGKVKAARKAANDGLVPSPNWQVEEVRRKVAERFTDLEFWQRQTERCISCGACTYFCPTCYCFTITDEGEAVSERGGRRLRSWDNCMSSLFTREASGHNPRVAKAARMRNRVSHKYSTYPETWGFFSCSGCGRCISNCPTGMDIRAMVAAAVNYGKNE
- a CDS encoding FAD/NAD(P)-binding protein, which produces MLRELAPRPLMPGNPYKPMAATVREVIQETGNIKTLRVVLDEPEAMQNFHYEPGQVGQLSVFGAGESTFVINSPPSQREYLQFSVMQAGEVTSAIHRLSVGDRVGVRAPLGNFFPYTDWKGKNIFFVGGGIGMAPIRTIMLHLLEHRADYGRISLLYGAKSPRDMAYSYETEDWLKREDLDCTLCIDNPYEGWPHRVGLIPNVLKELNPSPDNCVAVLCGPPIMIRFTVQALEGLNFAPENIVTTLEKRMKCGIGICGRCNIGSHYVCIDGPVFTWKQLQDLPPEM